The Mycolicibacterium aichiense region CGTTGAGGGCGATGTGGGAATTCGACGGCTTCACGTCGTCGGGCATCTCGATGTCCTCGAGCTTGGTACGGCCGATGACGCGCTCCTGTTCGGTCACCGACAGCGACTCCCACGACGTCATATCATGCAGGTACTTCTGCACGTGCACGTAGCAGCCGCCGGCGAAATCCGGGTCCTCGTCCCCGATTTGGCTGGCGCTCACCGCAAGTGGGCCGTCCGGATTCTCGGTGCCGTCGACGAAGCCGAGCAGATCGCGGTTGTCGAAGAACTTGAAGCCGTGCACCTCGTCGACGATCGTGATCGCGCCGGCCATCGCCTTGGCGACCCGCCCAGCCAGCTCGAAGCAGACGTCGAGCACCTCGGCGCGGATGTGGAACAACAAGTCACCCGGAGTGGACGGGGCGTGGTGGCGGGCACCGTGCAGCTCGACGAACGGATGCAGATCCTTCGGGCGCGGCCCGGAGAACAGGCGATCCCATGCGTCGGATCCGATCGACGTCACCATCGAGAGGTGCTTGGACGGATCGCGAAAGCCGATCGCCCGGACCAGCCCGGCCAGGTCGGGCAGCGCGTCGTGCACCGCGGCTTCGCCGCCGTCGTTGATCGTGGCCACCAAGAAGATGGCGGCAGGGGTCAGGGGAGCCAGTACCGGTTGCGGTAGCGGGGTGGGCACCGTCTGACCCTAACGAAAATGACGTCGGCGATGATGGTGATCATGTCCACAGCTGCCAGCGCGCGGGGATTGTGCGAATTCATCGACGCGTCGCCGTCGCCCTTCCACGTCTGCCAGACGGCGGCGCAGCGGCTACGCGACGCGGGCTACACCGAACTGGCCGAGACCGATCGATGGCCCGAGGTGGGCGGACGGTACTTCACCGTGCGGGCCGGCTCGCTGGTGGCGTGGAAAAGTCCCCAGCA contains the following coding sequences:
- a CDS encoding Dyp-type peroxidase, with protein sequence MPTPLPQPVLAPLTPAAIFLVATINDGGEAAVHDALPDLAGLVRAIGFRDPSKHLSMVTSIGSDAWDRLFSGPRPKDLHPFVELHGARHHAPSTPGDLLFHIRAEVLDVCFELAGRVAKAMAGAITIVDEVHGFKFFDNRDLLGFVDGTENPDGPLAVSASQIGDEDPDFAGGCYVHVQKYLHDMTSWESLSVTEQERVIGRTKLEDIEMPDDVKPSNSHIALNVIEDADGNELKILRHNMPFGEIGKDEFGTYYIGYSRSPAVTEKMLENMFIGDPPGNTDRILDFSTAVTGTLFFTPITDFLNDPPPRPGFGDVDAAPPAPAPTSDGSLAIGSLKGQS